Genomic window (Streptomyces liliiviolaceus):
CCTACAGCAAGCCCGCCCCCGCCAAGAACTTCCCCACCCCTTCGATCTCCTCCGCGGACAGCGGGACCTGCGGCTCCGCCATCGCCGCGCACGCGATGACCCCCCTCAACTGCAGCGCCGCCTTGAACGCCCCGAGCGCAGCCGAAGAACCCCCCATCCGCCCCCCGTCCCCCACCCGCACCATCCCGAACAACCCGCACAACCGCTCCTGCTCGGCCCGGGCGAGCGCCCATTCGCCCGCCCGGCAGAGCCGGTACAGCCGCACGTACCCCGCGGGGTCGACGTTCGCGAGCCCCGGCACGGCCCCGTCCGCCCCCATCGCCAGCGCGGAGTCGACGACCAGCTCCGACCCGGTCAGCACGCTGAAGCCGGTGATCGCGGAGTCCGCCCGGGCCCCCGTCACGACCGCCCGGAACCCGCCCTCGTCCCCGCTGGAGTCCTTGAGCCCGGCCAGCGTCCCCTCGGCGGCCAGCTCAAGGACGAGTTCGGCGCCGAGCTTGGAGTGGACGGCGACCGGCAGGTCGTACGCGACGACCGGCACCGGCGAGCGCGCGGCGACGAGACGGTAGTGGCGGGCGATCTCCGCCGGATGGGTGCGCGTGTAGAAGGGCGCTGTCACGACCACGGCGTCGGCGCCCGCGTCCGTGACGTACCGGACGTGGTCGAGGACGCGCGGGGTCGTCATGTCGATGGCGCCGGCGAGGACGGGCACCCCGCCCGCCACATGGCCGACCACGGTCTCGACGACCAGCCGGCGCTGCCGGTCCGTCAGGTACGCCGCCTCGGAGGACGTTCCCAGGACGAACAGGCCCTCCACCCCGCCCTCCAGCAGATGGTCGACCAGTCTGGTGAGTGAGGGGACGTCCACCTCGCGGTCCGGTGTCAGGGGCGTGCAGACGGGCGGTACGACACCGGTCAGCGGGGCGGGAAGGGTCATCGAGGCTCCTTCGGGAGATCGGCCGATGTGACCGCCTGCGCGACCA
Coding sequences:
- a CDS encoding dihydrodipicolinate synthase family protein, with the translated sequence MTLPAPLTGVVPPVCTPLTPDREVDVPSLTRLVDHLLEGGVEGLFVLGTSSEAAYLTDRQRRLVVETVVGHVAGGVPVLAGAIDMTTPRVLDHVRYVTDAGADAVVVTAPFYTRTHPAEIARHYRLVAARSPVPVVAYDLPVAVHSKLGAELVLELAAEGTLAGLKDSSGDEGGFRAVVTGARADSAITGFSVLTGSELVVDSALAMGADGAVPGLANVDPAGYVRLYRLCRAGEWALARAEQERLCGLFGMVRVGDGGRMGGSSAALGAFKAALQLRGVIACAAMAEPQVPLSAEEIEGVGKFLAGAGLL